The genomic interval AAACCGCGGCGTAAACTCCAAGGGATATATGCCGGTATCGTTGACGATGCAGTTCAGGTCGATACTGCCGACGTAGCCCTCCTCGGCGAGCCACCCCTCCAGTTTGCCGAGCGTCTCCTGAAACAGGTGATTCCGGTTCGCCCAGAACATCGAGGTCCCCATCTCACCTGTCGACGGGCCGACGTTTCCCGGAAACAGTTTCTTGTGCTCGAAGTTGAAATTGACCCGGTCGATAAACGCCTCGCCGTCGAAGAACCCGCAGATAGCGACTTCCACACCGTCGACTTTCCGTTGCAGCTGGAAGCCTTTCATTCGATGGCCCCACGCCTTCTTGTACGCCGCTAGCACGTCGACGACGTCGCTCCCGTCGTCTTCGCTCCCGACGTAGAGCAGCCGTTTGACGTTCTGAACTTCCCCGAGCGGTTTGATAACGTACGCTGCGGGGTTCTGCCGGACGAACTCGATGCCCGCATCGAAGCTGTGGAACACTTCGTGGTCGATGGTGTTCACGCCGTGGTCTTCGAGGACCTCCATCGCGTATCCGCGGTCTTCTTCGAGTCGGTCGGTGGCCGGCGTTCCGCCGACGACGGCCTTCCCGTCGGCGCGCAGGTCCGCCGCGAGCTGGCCCGTCCCCACGTCGGACCCGACCCAGATGTCGTCGAAGACGATCACGTCGGCCCACCCGACCTCGGCGCGCCAGTCGTCGGTCTTCGGAACGAACCCGTCGCCGATTTCCCGGTCTGACTCGGCCTCGATGTAGTAGCGCACGTCGTGGCCCTCACGGGACACCTGCCACGCGAGGTCCGTGATGAGTGCCGCGTCGGCCGAGACAAACAGGAAATTACGAGCTGCCATGCCTGTCTCTCTCGGCGGAGTGACTTCAGTGTGGGTAGCAGTCGGCCGGAAGTGGCGGCCGACTGGCAGATATCACAGACAGCCGCAGGATTCTCCACCAGAGGAACTGTTTTATCGTTCATCGCGGAAGAGTCGATTATGACACGTGAAGAACTCGCGACAGCCAGCGACCTGCTCGAATCGGCCGCAAGCGACGCCGACGACGCGGACGCGGCCGACCGGCTCGGCGACCTGGCGGCCCAGCTCGAAACGCTCTCGACGGCCGACCGCGGCCCGGACCACGGGCGGCTCGCCCGAATCCAGTCGGCCCTGCACGACCTCGAGGGCGGCGACGGCGAAGACGTCGCCGAGACGCTCTCGGAAGCCAACGACGCCATCAACGAGTACCGCTCGGACCTCGAAGGCGTCTGAGTCTCAGTCGTCGCTCCGGGTGTCGTTCGTGACCGCCTCGTCCGCTCGCTCGGCGCTCTCGGCGTCCGTGCGAGCCGCGAAGTGTTCGACCAGTTCGTCGTCCGAGACCTCCCATCGGAGCGTGACCAGCCACTGGTTCGTCTCGCCCTCCGTCGTCGACTGCTCGACGATTTCGACGTCGCCGTCGGGCTTCGGTCGGTCGCCGACCAGCTCCGTCCGCCGGTGGGTGCCCCGTTCGGCCAGTAGCTCGGTCCGCAGGTCCGCGAGGTAGGCGACTAGCCCGGCGAGGTCGAACGACTCAGTCCGTTCGGTGGCGAAGTGGGCCTCCGTTCGACCGACGCCACCGGGGCCGCCCATCGAGTGGTGGCCGATGACCGCGTTGACCACCGCACCGAGCAAGAGCACGAGCGCGGAGAAGTAGAGGTAGGTGACGACGACGATGACACCGCCGAAGAAGTTGCCGGTGCTCGGGTCCGCGACCGAGAGATAGAGCTGGAAGAGCCCCTGCAGCGCCCCCCAGCCGACGGCGGCGACGACCACGCCGGGCAACACGTCCCGGTAGCCCAGGTCCGAGTCCGGGAACACGTAGTATATCGGGTAGAACGCGACCACGAGCCCGGCAAGCAGCGCGACCGGCGTCAGCCACTGGCTGTAGGGAATCCGCGCCGTCAGCCCGCCCAGCACGACGCTGGAGCCGACCATCGCAAGGAGCGCGAGGGCGAGGGCGACGAAGACGATCATCCCGTCTCGGAGCTTGTCCACGAGCGAGTTCGTGTCGACGGTCTCGTATATCTCCGAGAACGCCGTGTCCAGCCCCCGGAATATCTTGAGCGTCCCCCAGACGAGCACGAGGAGGCCGATGACGGAGGCTCCGGCACCGTTGGTCTCCCCCTGTAACAGCTGTGTCACGACCTCGGCGATCGGACCCGGGAGCCACGCGACGGCGCTGCTGAGGAGCTGGTTCTCCAGTCCGATACCGATGGTCGAGAAGACGAGAAAGAGGAGCAGTAACATCGGTGCAAGCGAGATGAAGGCGTGGTAGGCGAGTGCGGCGGCCATGAAGGAGACGTTCTTCTCGGAGAAGTCCGAGGCGATTCGCTTGCCGAAGTCGATAGCGCCGGACTGTGTGACCATGGCCGAACTAGTTGGCCGATTGAAATGAGTGTGTGATGCGGGTTTGTCTTCGGTCGGTTTCGGGATACCAGCGACTACGTACCACGCCTCGCGGCGCTCGTGGCTCTCAGGCTCCGTCCAGCTCGTCGGCCAGCAGCGGTACGAATGTGCCGATGTCGGTGACCATCCCCACGGCCTGTGCGCTCCCGCGGTCCAGCAGTTGCGTGACCGTCGCGGGGTTGATATCGACACAGACGACCCGGGTCGTCGACGGGAGGCAGTTGCCGACGGCGACGGAGTGCAACAGCGTCGAGAGCATCAGGACCATATCGGCCTCGTGAGCCTGCTCGCGGATGGCGTCCTGAGCCTCGACGGCGTCTGTAATCGTGTCCGGGAGGGGCCCGTCGTCGCGTATCGACCCCGCGAGGACGAACGGGCGGTCGTTGACGACACACTCGTACATCACGCCGGAGTCGATGGTCCCCGACTCGACGGCGGCCTCGATGCCGCCCTCGCGGATGACCTCGCTGATGGCGTAGATGTGGTGTTTGTGGCCGTGGCGGGCGTGGTCCAGCGTCTCCGTGTCGACGCCCAGCGAGGTGCCGTAGAGGTCCCGCTCGATGTCGTGGACGGCGAATCCGTTGCCGGCAGAGAGCATGTCGACGTGACCCTCCCGCACCAGGCGCGCGAGGTCCTCGCGCGCCCCGGAGTGGATGAGCGCCGGGCCACAGACCGCGAGTATCTCGCCGCCCTCGGCTTTCGTCTCCCGCATCGCCGCGGCTATCTTCCGAATAGTCGATTCCGAGGGCCGTTCCGAGGAGACGCCCCCTTCCATGAACCCGAACGCGCCACCCGAGTCGCGGGGTCGTTCCGGCGGTTCGACCCGGATACCGGTGTCGCCAGTGACGATTCGGTCGCCGGCCTCGACCGCGTTGAGGACTTTCGTGTAGGCCCGGGGCGACCCGTCCGCGCTCCGGCCGACGACAATCGCACAGTCCATCTCCATCCGTTCGACGGCGAGCCACTCGTCCTCGTAGCGGACGAAGGTAGGGTGGTTCGTCGTCGAGTAGAACCCGTGTGGAACCACCTGGTCGGCCGGGGCAGGCTGGAGCGTCGCGTCCGTCGGGTCCGCCGGGTTCGCGCCGTTCTGGTGGAGTTCGTGGATAATCGACTGCAGCGTGGCCTCGTCGTCGGCCTCGACGAGCAACCGGGCGTAGGACGCCTCGTCCTTGTGGCGGCCGATGTCGAACGCCTCGACGGCGAACTCCCCGCCCATGTCCATGATGATGCTGAACGCGGTGCCCATCATCCCGGAGTCGATGATGTGGCCCTCCAGTTCGACCTCACGAGAGACCGTCATGCAAATACTTGGTAACATGAAACAAAGACCGTTGGGGTATGGACCCGTGTACAGATACGTCTCCACCGAGTAGGGCGGGCAATGACCCGACGCGGGCACGAGAACGACGGCTATCGGCGGTTGTTCGACGGCGACGGGCTCTCCTTCGGTGTCGGGCTGCCCCTCACCGGCGTCCGGGAGTCGACGCCGGCGGTCGACGCGGAGGTCCGGCTGTCGAAACACGCCGAATCGGTCGGGTTCGACGGGCTCTGGGCCCGGGACGTCCCGACGTACTGGCCCCGGTTCGGGGACGCCGGCGGGGCCTTCGACACCTGGCCGCTGCTCTCGCACCTGGCGGCACACACCGACGACATCGCGCTGGGCACGTCGAGCGTCGTCCTGCCGCTGCGCCATCCGATTCACGTCGCGAAATCGGCCGCGACCGTCGACCGGCTCTCTGACGGCCGGCTCGTGGTCGGGGTCGCCTCCGGAGACAGAGACCCCGAGTACCCCGCCTTCGGCGTCGACTCCGACGAGCGGGGCCGGCTGGTCCGCGAGAGCGTGTCGGCGCTGCGGGCCATCTGGCGCGAGGAGTACCCCGAAATCGAGGGGTCGTGGGGCCGACTCGACGGCGAGCTGGACGTGCTCCCGAAACCCACGACCGAGACGCTGCCACTCCTGCCGACCGGGAACGCCCGGCAGTCGACCGAGTGGCTCGCCGAACACGGTGACGGCTGGATTTTCTACCACCTCCCGGAGAAGACGCTGCGGTCCTACCTCGACGACTGGCGCGAGCGAACGAGCCACGAGCCCTTCGTCATGGTCGTGCGTGTCGACCTCGCCGACGACCCGACGGCCGACCCCGAACCGCTTCATCAGGGGTACCGCGCCGGTGTCGAGTGGTTCCGGGACTACTTCCGCCGGCTCGAATCGCACGGGCTCGACCACGTCATCGTCGGACTCGACGCCGCAGAGCCCCGGCGGGCGCTGACGGCCTTCGCCACCGACGTCATCGACGAGCTGTGAGCGCGCTGGCTCACTGGCCGCCGCCGTCGACACGACGGTCGACGGCCCACGACAGCGACGGGTCGTCCGCACAAAGCCGCTCGTAAAACCGCCTGAGTCCAGCTTCGTCCGTCGTCGGTAGGACGTGCAACCGAACGGTCCCGTCCCGCACCGCGACGCGGAACACGTCGGCGGTGTCCTCGTCGCGAACCAGCCACAGCGGCATCGGCAGGTCGTGGAAGTCGCCGTAGCGGTACGGGCCGGCCGCGAGGATGTCGGTCACGACTGTCGCCAACTCCGGCTCCGTCCGCTCGGCGTCGGGTATCAGCTCGAACTCCGTACCGCCCTCGTACTCGACTCCGCTGCCGTGTGGGAACCGGCGCGTCGGCCGGGCCGGTATCGAGAACGAGGGGTCGCT from Halomicroarcula saliterrae carries:
- a CDS encoding phosphoribosylamine--glycine ligase gives rise to the protein MAARNFLFVSADAALITDLAWQVSREGHDVRYYIEAESDREIGDGFVPKTDDWRAEVGWADVIVFDDIWVGSDVGTGQLAADLRADGKAVVGGTPATDRLEEDRGYAMEVLEDHGVNTIDHEVFHSFDAGIEFVRQNPAAYVIKPLGEVQNVKRLLYVGSEDDGSDVVDVLAAYKKAWGHRMKGFQLQRKVDGVEVAICGFFDGEAFIDRVNFNFEHKKLFPGNVGPSTGEMGTSMFWANRNHLFQETLGKLEGWLAEEGYVGSIDLNCIVNDTGIYPLEFTPRFGYPTIALQAESFESPTGEFFYDLAHGNDPNLRVHPGYQIAVRIVLPPFPFDDENTYAENSRNAAVVFESDSRDGIHIEDAKNVDGQWRAAGESGMPLVVTGKGETMQAAREQAYSRVGDITLPNCYYRDDIGERWLNGDGDRLQAWGYLGPQQ
- a CDS encoding DUF7553 family protein, with translation MTREELATASDLLESAASDADDADAADRLGDLAAQLETLSTADRGPDHGRLARIQSALHDLEGGDGEDVAETLSEANDAINEYRSDLEGV
- a CDS encoding YihY/virulence factor BrkB family protein gives rise to the protein MVTQSGAIDFGKRIASDFSEKNVSFMAAALAYHAFISLAPMLLLLFLVFSTIGIGLENQLLSSAVAWLPGPIAEVVTQLLQGETNGAGASVIGLLVLVWGTLKIFRGLDTAFSEIYETVDTNSLVDKLRDGMIVFVALALALLAMVGSSVVLGGLTARIPYSQWLTPVALLAGLVVAFYPIYYVFPDSDLGYRDVLPGVVVAAVGWGALQGLFQLYLSVADPSTGNFFGGVIVVVTYLYFSALVLLLGAVVNAVIGHHSMGGPGGVGRTEAHFATERTESFDLAGLVAYLADLRTELLAERGTHRRTELVGDRPKPDGDVEIVEQSTTEGETNQWLVTLRWEVSDDELVEHFAARTDAESAERADEAVTNDTRSDD
- a CDS encoding TIGR00300 family protein, whose product is MTVSREVELEGHIIDSGMMGTAFSIIMDMGGEFAVEAFDIGRHKDEASYARLLVEADDEATLQSIIHELHQNGANPADPTDATLQPAPADQVVPHGFYSTTNHPTFVRYEDEWLAVERMEMDCAIVVGRSADGSPRAYTKVLNAVEAGDRIVTGDTGIRVEPPERPRDSGGAFGFMEGGVSSERPSESTIRKIAAAMRETKAEGGEILAVCGPALIHSGAREDLARLVREGHVDMLSAGNGFAVHDIERDLYGTSLGVDTETLDHARHGHKHHIYAISEVIREGGIEAAVESGTIDSGVMYECVVNDRPFVLAGSIRDDGPLPDTITDAVEAQDAIREQAHEADMVLMLSTLLHSVAVGNCLPSTTRVVCVDINPATVTQLLDRGSAQAVGMVTDIGTFVPLLADELDGA
- a CDS encoding LLM class oxidoreductase, producing MTRRGHENDGYRRLFDGDGLSFGVGLPLTGVRESTPAVDAEVRLSKHAESVGFDGLWARDVPTYWPRFGDAGGAFDTWPLLSHLAAHTDDIALGTSSVVLPLRHPIHVAKSAATVDRLSDGRLVVGVASGDRDPEYPAFGVDSDERGRLVRESVSALRAIWREEYPEIEGSWGRLDGELDVLPKPTTETLPLLPTGNARQSTEWLAEHGDGWIFYHLPEKTLRSYLDDWRERTSHEPFVMVVRVDLADDPTADPEPLHQGYRAGVEWFRDYFRRLESHGLDHVIVGLDAAEPRRALTAFATDVIDEL